The Oncorhynchus tshawytscha isolate Ot180627B linkage group LG12, Otsh_v2.0, whole genome shotgun sequence genome includes a window with the following:
- the mob1a gene encoding MOB kinase activator 1A: MSFLFGSRSSKTFKPKKNIPEGSHQYELLKHAEATLGSGNLRQAVMLPEGEDLNEWIAVNTVDFFNQINMLYGTITEFCTETSCSVMSAGPRYEYHWADGTNIKKPIKCSAPKYIDYLMTWVQDQLDDETLFPSKIGVPFPKNFMSVAKTILKRLFRVYAHIYHQHFDSVMQLQEEAHLNTSFKHFIFFVQEFNLIDRRELAPLQDLIEKLGSKDR, encoded by the exons ATGAGCTTCCTATT TGGCAGTCGCTCGTCTAAGACCTTCAAGCCGAAGAAGAACATCCCAGAGGGCTCCCACCAATACGAGCTGTTGAAGCATGCAGAGGCAACGCTGGGGAGTGGGAACCTGAGGCAGGCTGTCATGCTGCCAGAGGGGGAAGATCTCAATGAGTGGATTGCTGTTAACA CTGTGGACTTCTTCAATCAGATCAACATGCTCTACGGCACCATTACTGAGTTCTGCACTGAGACCAGCTGTTCTGTGATGTCTGCAGGGCCCAG GTATGAATACCACTGGGCGGATGGCACCAACATCAAAAAACCCATCAAGTGCTCTGCTCCCAAGTACATAGACTACCTGATGACCTGGGTGCAGGATCAGCTGGATGATGAGACACTCTTCCCCTCCAAGATAG GAGTGCCCTTTCCCAAGAACTTTATGTCCGTGGCCAAGACTATTCTGAAGCGCCTGTTCAGAGTCTATGCCCACATCTACCACCAGCATTTTGACTCTGTGATGCAACTGCAGGAGGAGGCTCACCTCAACACCTCCTTCAAACACTTCATCTTCTTTGTCCAG GAGTTCAACCTCATTGATCGCCGTGAGCTGGCCCCTCTGCAGGACCTCATTGAGAAACTGGGCTCCAAGGACAGATAA
- the mthfd2 gene encoding bifunctional methylenetetrahydrofolate dehydrogenase/cyclohydrolase, mitochondrial yields the protein MATLRALRKLCQQSQHQVCSLHMSASRQEAVVISGRKLARQIREEARADVEQWVSTGNRRPHLSVVLVGDHAASHSYVLNKTRAAADVGISSETILKPSCISEDELMDLIYKLNTDHRVDGLLVQLPLPEHIDERRVCNAVFPGKDVDGFHVVNVGRMCLDQSTMLPATPWGVWEIIKRTGIPTLGKNVVVAGRSKNVGMPIAMLLHSDGRHERPGGDATVTISHRYTPKDQLRQHTRIADIVVAAAGIPNLITADMIKEGAAVIDVGINRVHDPLTGKDRLVGDVDFEGVRQKASFITPVPGGVGPMTVAMLMMNTIKAAKNLLLTPSESIRMVASS from the exons ATGGCAACGCTGAGAGCTCTGAGAAAATTATGCCAGCAATCGCAGCATCAAGTGTGTAGTCTACATATGTCAGCATCAAG ACAGGAAGCAGTGGTCATCTCAGGCAGGAAGTTGGCCCGTCAGATCCGGGAGGAGGCCAGGGCCGATGTTGAACAGTGGGTCTCCACTGGCAATCGGAGACCCCACCTAAGCGTGGTCCTTGTAGGAGATCATGCAGCCAGTCACTCTTACGTCCTGAATAAGACCCGAGCTGCAGCTGATGTTg GTATCAGCAGTGAGACCATCCTGAAGCCCTCCTGTATCTCTGAGGATGAACTCATGGACCTGATCTACAAACTCAACACAGACCACCGGGTGGACGGCCTGCTGGTACAGCTGCCTCTGCCAG AACACATTGACGAGCGGCGCGTCTGTAATGCTGTGTTCCCTGGCAAGGATGTGGATGGCTTCCACGTGGTCAATGTAGGCCGCATGTGCCTGGATCAGTCCACCATGCTGCCTGCCACTCCCTGGGGAGTCTGGGAAATCATCAAACGTACAG GAATTCCTACCCTTGGGAAGAATGTTGTGGTGGCGGGACGCTCCAAGAATGTGGGCATGCCCATTGCCATGTTGCTGCATTCAGATGGGCGTCATGAGAGGCCTGGGG GTGATGCCACAGTCACCATCTCTCACCGTTACACACCAAAGGATCAGCTCCGTCAGCACACAAGAATTGCAGACATCGTTGTTGCTGCTGCAG GGATTCCAAACCTCATCACTGCAGACATGATCAAAGAAGGAGCAGCCGTCATTGATGTTGGAATAAACAGAGTGCATGACCCTCTGACTGGCAAGGACAGACTTGTAGGGGATGTGGATTTTGAAG GTGTGAGGCAAAAGGCTAGCTTCATTACCCCAGTGCCTGGAGGAGTAGGCCCCATGACAGTGGCCATGCTTATGATGAACACCATCAAGGCAGCAAAGAACCTCCTGCTGACTCCCTCTGAGAGTATCCGCATGGTAGCCTCTTCATAA
- the arl6ip4 gene encoding ADP-ribosylation factor-like protein 6-interacting protein 4, whose amino-acid sequence MERSRSRDSSADKTKSTSRQVGEKKLSKKKKRRHSSSSSSSSSSSSASPTPSKKASRSLSKSQDRKGKKKMKKRSSSSSSSSSSSSSSSSSSSDEKSKKKERKRKKFKKKLKKKKRKLKKEMKLEKKKKKKIKKLEERRASLLVDLMPPPAPPQPVVTTPQPFLELWQSDDCTEDHGPAMTDEQKARLSTKRPLTKEEYEAKQSVIRRVVDLETGRTRLIRGEGEIIEEIVSKERHKDINKQATKGDGNSFQKKLGLNR is encoded by the exons ATGGAGCGCAGTAGATCGCGCGACAGTTCCGCGGATAAGACCAAGAGCACGAGCAGACAAGTCGGAGAGAAAAAATTGTCCAAGAAGAAAAAGCGAAGACATTCCTCTTCTTCGTCTTCCTCATCGTCCAGCAGCAGTGCGAGTCCGACCCCTTCAAAGAAAGCCTCACGTTCCCTCAGCAAGAGCCAAG ATCGGAAAGGGAAGaagaaaatgaaaaaaagaaGTTCCTCATCTTCCTCGTCAAGctcttcttcatcctcctcatcctcctcatcaagTGATGAAAAGTCCAAGAAGaaggaaaggaaaaggaaaaAATTCAAGAAGAAgttaaagaagaagaaaagaaagtTGAAGAAAGAGATGAAattggagaagaagaaaaagaagaagataaAGAAATTGGAAGAAAGAAGAGCATCCCTGCTTGTAGATTTGATGCCCCCTCCAGCCCCCCCTCAGCCCGTAGTCACCACCCCCCAGCCCTTCCTGGAGTTGTGGCAGAGTGATGATTGCACAGAAGATCATGGACCAG CAATGACGGATGAGCAGAAAGCCAGGCTATCCACCAAGAGACCCTTAACAAAGGAGGAGTATGAAGCCAAGCAGAGTGTCATCCGCAGGGTGGTAGACCTTGAGACTGGACGCACCAG gctgataaggggagagggagagatcatTGAGGAGATTGTCAGtaaagagagacacaaagacatcAACAAG CAAGCCACAAAGGGGGACGGAAACTCCTTTCAGAAGAAACTAGGACTGAACAGGTAG